From the genome of Rana temporaria chromosome 8, aRanTem1.1, whole genome shotgun sequence:
AGCCGCTCCGTACCTGGGCTCAGTGTGCATTGGCAGGCAGCTTGGGAGGTGCGGCTGTCCTGGAAGGAGGTGAAGGAGGGGGTCCCCACGCTGCCCCCAGGGACCATCCACGTGAGAGCACTGTGACCAGATCTGCCCCCTCTTTCACCCtgatcccctcctctcctctctccctgacccccctcaatcctctctccctgacccccctctatccctcctctcctctctccctgacccccctcctttcctctctccctgacccccctctctccctcctctcgtctctccctgacccccctcctctcctctctccctgacccccctcctttcctctctccctgacccccctctctccctcctctcctctatccctgcccccctcctctcctctctccctgactcccctcctctctccctgacccccctctctcctctctccctgacccccctctctccctcctctcctctctccctgacccccctctctcctctctccctgacccccctcctctcctctctccctgacccccctcctctctccctgacccccctcctctcctctctccctgacccccctctctcttctctccctcctctcctctctccctgacccccctcctctcctctctccctgaccccctctctctccttcctctcctctctccctgacccccctcctctccctgacccccctcctttcctctctccctgacccccctcctctctccctgacccccctcctctcctctctcgctgacccccctcctctcctctctctccctgacacccTCCTCATCTCTATCCCTGACAcccctcctttcctctcttccttactcccctcctctcctctctctccatgacccccccccccccgttggctctaataggcttccaaaatggTAAACAGCGGATGCAATGCTGTGTGAATaaattgctttcctaacactgacacgtctctcagccaatcaggtgctcaggtctggttacctgtcacctgattggctgaagcaacaagcgctgtgattggatgcctatcaggcgtccaatcatagtagAGCACAGgaagagggcgggagaagacatcgaggacttgAAGCGTGGAGTACAGCGGCGTGACCCTTggcaggtaagtgccaggcgggggatgcacactggcagcatttgatgaggcacagtagcggcaattgagcacactggcagtaattgatggggcacagtagcggcaattaattGGGCACagcagcggcaattgatggggcacagtagcggcaattgatggggcacactggtagcaattgatgggcacactggcagcaattgatgggtacagtagccgcgtttgatggcacagtggtggcaatttatgggtacagtggctgtgttagatggcacagtggctgcgtttgatgggcacagtagctgcatttgatgggcacagtggcttgcgtttgatgggcacagtggctgcgtttgatgggcacagtggctgcgtttgatgggcacagtggcttgcgtttgatgggcacagtggctgcgtttgatgggcacagtggctgcgtttgatgggcacagtagctgcgtttgatgggcacagtggctgcgcttgatgggcacagtggctgtgtttgatgggcacagtagctgcatttgatgagcacagtggctgcgcatgatggggcacagtagctgcatgtaatgggtacagtggctgcgtttgatgggcacagtggctgcaatttatgtttttttttcagtttgtttgtgcccccccaaaaaggatggaggtcctgattcctctatatagatctttatatcactagagggatcaccagcaggaggaaggaggtcctgattcctctatatagatctttatatcactagaggggtcaccagcaggaggaaggaggtcctgatacctctatatagatctttatatcactagagggatcaccagcaggaggaaggaggtcctgattcctctatatagatctttatatcactagagggatcaccagcaggaggaagggggtcctgattcctctatatagatctttatatcactagaggggtcaccagcaggaggaaggaggtcctgattcctctatatagatctttatatcactagaggggtcttcatcgggaggaaggaggtcctgattcctctatatagatctttatatcactagaggggtcttcatcaggaggaaggaggtcctgattcctctatatagatctttatatcactagaggggtcttcatcaggaggaaggaggtcctgattcctctatatagatctttatatcactagaggggtcaccggcaggaggaaggaggtcctgattcctctatatagatctttatatcactagaggggtcaccagcaggaggaaggaggtcctgattcctttatatagatctttatatcactagaggggtcaccagcaggaggaagggggtcctgattcttctctatatatatatctttatatcactagaggggtcaccggcaggaggaaggaggtcctgatcctgattttaattttttaattttttattttatatattttttattatttattgtttttttattgattgccttacgtaaacagcgtattttaatatgccgggcgcaagtacgttcgtgaatcagcgtatctagctcatttgcatatttgacacggaaatatacggaagcgccccgagcggccagcggaaatatgccctccaagatacggcggcgtaggagacttacgccgctcgtatcttggcaacagtgaggcgtatctgattctatgaatcagtcgcaaagatacgacggcgcacattcggacttacaacggcgtacgtggagatacgccgttgtaagtcctgtgtgaatctgggccataatgttgggacacatactgttagatgctaatgccatcacctacagccatctgtctgttctctgtgctaattgaccctgctattgtgtgaagatgtcctgtgtttacgcttatgataatgtgtattgtatagcaggtgagcgaggagacgtgacgtctaccctgaaaggtcatatctatgagtcacctagtctgcgtaaatgattagttaattagctcatgttaatttatgttttggttacctcctctaactgtatataaggttgtattcttggttctattaaacactccatgttcagcagacaaacaagtctcgtctcgttgtgtgcttgagagcagctggaatatctgatatctatatccagactgacaggaagcggtatatgacattGAAATAAAGgccgtaatgtaacaaaataggtaaaaggccaatgggggggggggggtgcaacccTAGTTTAGAGTGATGAGATTCTGATGAGACTGATAAGGCTAAGTTCACTTATCTCCAGCTAATCCCGTTGTCTTTACAGGAAACCAGAATGTTGAACGCAAGTGATACAGAATCACCCATGGATTCGACCCAACACGTGTTCACCATCCTAATTATGATCATCACCACTCTTGTTGGCATTCCCGGCAATTTCCTGGTTCTTTGGGTTATCAGTACGAAGATGAAGTGGACGGTGATGAAGATTTGGTTTTGGAACCTTGCTCTGGCCGATGTGACTTGCTGTCTGGCTTTCCCATTCTTCATAGCTCAATTCTTCTATGAGGAATGGTTGTACGGTCCTGCCCTCTGCAAGATGTTACCCTCCGTTGTTATCTTCACCATGTTTGCCAGCGTTTTCAGTCTGGTGGCCATAAGCGTTTACCGCTGTATCCTGGTCGTCCGACCCGTGTGGGCCAGAAACCACTGCAACCTACGAATGGCCTGGGTAATATGCTTGACTATATGGATGTTGTCCTTCTTGATGTGTCTACCCGCTGTCCTATATAGGACCACCTACACAGAGAAGAACCTTACACTATGTGGATATGAACAAGGTGGCCTTCAGAACATTAATGGAAGTGACATGAAGGTGGAAACCCATGTGACCTTTCCAGATAAGACGGTTATGATGACCCGCATGGTTTTTGGTTTTCTCATTCCCCTCTTAATCATCTCTGTCAGTTATGCTCGTCTGGCCTTCAAACTGAAAAAGACCAGGTTCGTAAAGGACGGCAACAAGACCACCAAAGTGGTATTTGGCATCGCCGTAGCATTTTTTGTGAGCTGGGCTCCTTACCATATCATGGGAATTATCCTGCTGTACTTCGACAACTTTGCGGTGACCAGCCTGGACCTTTTCTCACAAGCCTTGGCCGAAACCAACAGTTGTATCAACCCAGTTCTCTATGTCCTCTTGGGTAAAGATATGAAGAGTAAAGTAAGAAAGTCATTCCATGAGCTGATCGAGAATCTATTTAATGAAGAGGTGTCAAAAACTACCGAGCACAGCAGGAGCAAAGTCACAACGGAAGAAAGCCTACAACTAGaaggattaaccacttgctgactgtgcTATAGCCAAAATTGACAGCTACAGCGCGGTCGTCCAGTTTCGGGAGGGCGTCTAAagacttaaagggacactaaaggccgaattttttttttttttaaataacaaacatgtcatacttacctccactgtgcagctcgttttgcacagagtgtccctgaacgctgccttctggggtccctcggcggctgtctcggctcctcctcgcaaaagctttccatgtTCATGCGAGcttcctcgcatggtggaaagcttttgcgagtgtgctcccgtgatacatcggcggccatagccgccgactgtatcactcggccccgcccccccggcgcgccacgtcatccgctgtgattgacagcagcgccagccaatggctgcgctgctatcaatccgctcagcctagccaatcaacggccaggctgggaaccgaacaagatgacaagcatgcgcccgggactttcaaacggtgaggtaagttgtttttttaccttaatgcgtaggatgcattaaggtaaaaaaacttttacctttacaacccctttaaggacccggCCTATATTTCAGACtcattgtttacaagttaaaatatttttgttttgctagaaaattacttagaacccccaaacattatatattttttttctaacaccctagagaataaaatagcggtcgttgcaatactttctgtcacaccgtatttgcgcagctgtcttacaagcgcactttttttggaaaaaaaaccccAAGCTaaaggggtgtgcagtaccgcgtttggccagaggtgcgggggggcgccggtgacacttagAACATTTCGGAACCGTTCAGAAATACTTGAAATCACTCGGATgtgcgatttctttttttttgtggtggtatttaatcaccactgttttttttttttctaatcaaacGAAAATagactgaaaattttgtaaaaaataaaacattttatttgtttatgttataaagttttgcaagtaaattatttttcttcttcactgatgggcgctgtaACGGTCaccgccgtttacgatattccattccatcgccccacgacagcttatccgacagtccgacaagccagcagacacgatccataagaattccctcagaaaGACGAcacatacgctctgtgttctgagtcaaatgaatgaatggtacactctcagctttttatgcagttacaggcataTTACAGTactaatcaaaggaacaaagacacactccacccacacatcacacaatggggcttcaattaagttaattatcccccagacgtcctgtctctgcgacaagttcccctcacctgttacacaaacacattcctttactaaacataattgacatgctaattccctacccctgaaaggagacatctgacctttcagacttaattagtacaatggacacagaatgtaattacagcaagatactttaacatcccataatagccagCCAGTCTGACTCTGTttcaatccacatcaccacagtagcagacttagttagcatctcacaatggaatgtctaggagcagatgcaattaacacctcaaaagcacgtgtccccccattgaatgaaaacactccatttggagtcagactttaacaacttgtaatattccaagatatcctgcaaaacatgaattatcatttatcagtcactctatgcccaaaaggggcacagggtgaccctagacccaagagtcattagtgatgccggcacaggagtaccccccatccttcaaaagcctctgggtgtcacgggtcattccgttacaggcgctttcagataaaagtggtctctgtgacggattcgccgcaagatcacttttctcTGAAACACTCGAAAATACTCCGTTCCTGAGGGATTCTGAGCCTTTTCCGAGGGTTTTaagagatcagccgagctgtctttGAGTATTTTCGAGGCTCTCCAGCACCctacaccagtggtcatcaaccctgtccactaacaggccaggttttatgtattaccttggggagatgcagtctagaatacggcaatcactgaggagcaaatgatatcagctgtgatgtatttcagttatcttgcaaacctggcctgttagtgggccctgcaggacagggttgatgaccactgccctacacCACCTTtagccgcattcggtattgcatgccatagaagtcaatgcggaacgaattatcttagtttctattgacttctatggggaaactcgctttgatatgcgagtgctttggattacgagcattctcctggaatggattatgcttgtaatccgaggttccactgtaattcatAATATGAACAATGTTACTGTGCTGCCAACTGCTgaacaataaacaaataaagtatCTATTTCATAAATACTAAAGTGTCTCTGTGCTACTATAATTCATACAAAATATTGAGAGTGTCCTTGTGCTCAACAGTCAACCTATTGAAGTTCCACAACCATTACCGGAGCGCCAATCTCTAAACTCACCGGGCAGCCCAGGCAGCAGACGGACCCCAACCTCCATGCCGCGTCTGGTAGGAGTGAGGCAGGGACGGAGGCAGATGAGGCCCCTGCCatggatataaaaaaacaaaaaaaagtgcccccatccctacagtaaaccattgcTCCTGaggcagccgccccccccccccccatttcccgtCTCTGCCCTCTGTTTCACTTCCAGTGGAGCccgggctggagatacaagagaggtcgACCTCGTCATTTCAGCCTCCTCTCAAGTACATGACAGCAACTATCTATTGAGTGATAAAGTCCCAGGATGACCATGAACTCACCATTATAAGGTACTAgaccagtggcggccggtggaaaaaaaaattgggggggcgcaaacagtaTGCCAACCCCCCCACTGGTCGGTCactagcacttaccccatcaccgGCGGCTTCTGCTGCTCTGGCAGGggcctcccgttctcctgctcgaCACGTGTCATCACGGTGACGGCTtccatttcctccctcctcctgatGCAGCTGCATTtgaaattcccgccttctggagactgcaggctatgatggacgtcacgtcACGTCACACGTCCCATGGTCCTGGCATTGGCGctacaggctccagaaggcgggatcTATGGCACTCGGCCACTTTCGGTCGGAGTCTGCCACTTTCGGCCGCAGCCGCGATCAGATCGGTCCCGggccctgcttttatcaggcgcagccaatgttaagtatagccggcgttcccgcgtcgaatttgaattttctaacgtcgtttgcgtacgccgattcacaaacacgcgcgtcgcaagtcacgctcacgtcgaaaccactgacgtcctagtgacgtcagtgggagcaatgcacgccgggaaattccccggacggcgcatgcgcatttaaatcggcgcgttccgccgggggatttaggatccgccgccgcaagtttggaggtaagtggtttgtgaattagccacttgcctctcaaacttgcgggagcggaatcttaaatcacgtagaacgagcggatctatagatccgctgatctacgtgaatctggcccatgaactttaatgacatcccagtcttataggtagattcacagacgttgccctaactttgcggcggcgtagcttagcgtgtttaggctacgccgccgtaagttagctaggcaagtacatgattcacaatgtacttgcctgctaagttacggcggcgtagcctaaagcgggcgggcgtaagggtgcctaattcaaatgtgtgtaaggggggcgtgttttattataatgaggcttgacctcacgtttttgacgtttttttttttaactgcgcatgcgccgggcgcctacatttcccagtgtgcattgcggctaagtacgccgcacgggccttttgatttcgacgtggacgtaaacgacgttaatcgctattcgcggacgacttacgcaaacgacgtgaaaattttGAGTTTCGAAGCGggagcggcggccatactttaacattactattccatctattagatggaataactttaggcctgataatgccttacggaaacggcgtaaatgtactgcggcggccgggcgtacgttcgtgaatcggcgtatctactgatttacatattctacgccgaccgcaatggaagcgccacctagcggccagcctcaatattgcaacctaagataggacgacgtatcttagatatgtttaagcgtatctctgtttgagaatacacttaaacttaggacggcgcagattctgagttaggccggcttatctactgataagccggcctaactctttctgaatctacctatatgtccggagggttcaatattgagttggctccgccctttgcagctataacaccttcacctcttctgggaaggccgtccacaaggtttaggggtgtgtctatgggaaggcagcCTACGTCCTACGTCAGTGAGTGACGTGAGTGGCCCCACCCCTGGTTCCCCTGGCCGCACGCTCAGCCGCATGATGTGAAGGAGCGAGGCCGAGGGCTGCAGGAGGCGGAGCAACGGACGGTCCGGACCCGCACCAGCAGGCAGTGCAGCCTGCGGCGTCATCCTGGAGGCGACCCGACGGCGTCCTGTTGAGGGACTCGCGGCGGGAGCCGCCCGGTGCACAGATTGGtgttcagaaacaggtaagggggaccgacctgttttaaagtttcctgtttaaaaaaaaatgtcacactgCACTGCTGAGATTTgcagtcctctgtaactgctggtattctgcattgcgttttaaccacttaaggaccggaccaatatgctgctaaatgacccaagggttttttacaattcggcactgcgtcgctttaacagacaattgcgcggtcgtgcgacgcggctcccaaacaaaattggcgtcctttttcccccacaaatagagctttcttttggtggtatttgatcacctctgcggtttttattttttgcgctataaacaaaaatagagcgacaattttgaaaaaaatgcaatattttttactttttgctataataaatatcccccaaaaatatatatacattttttttcctcagtttagggcgatacgtattcttctacatatttttggtaaaaaaaaaaaccgcaataagcgtttatcgattggtttgcgcaaaatttatagcgtttacaaaataggggatagttttattgcattttttttaaattatttttttttactactaatggcggcgatcagcgatttttttcgtgactgcgacattatggcggacacttcggacaattttgacacatttttgggacc
Proteins encoded in this window:
- the LOC120910320 gene encoding C3a anaphylatoxin chemotactic receptor-like, coding for MLNASDTESPMDSTQHVFTILIMIITTLVGIPGNFLVLWVISTKMKWTVMKIWFWNLALADVTCCLAFPFFIAQFFYEEWLYGPALCKMLPSVVIFTMFASVFSLVAISVYRCILVVRPVWARNHCNLRMAWVICLTIWMLSFLMCLPAVLYRTTYTEKNLTLCGYEQGGLQNINGSDMKVETHVTFPDKTVMMTRMVFGFLIPLLIISVSYARLAFKLKKTRFVKDGNKTTKVVFGIAVAFFVSWAPYHIMGIILLYFDNFAVTSLDLFSQALAETNSCINPVLYVLLGKDMKSKVRKSFHELIENLFNEEVSKTTEHSRSKVTTEESLQLEGLTTC